CTGTCGTTCAAAATGCGGCTTGGGCTGAATCCCTATCCATCCCTGTCCATCCTCACGGGCCTCAGGAACAACATCCAGCGTGACTTTGGCATCATTTCTCTCCACCGCCACTTCGAGCCTTTCACCCGGGCTGCTGCTTATTATTTCCACAACCCGCTCCCACTGCTTCACCGTCTGGCCTTCTATGGCCACTATTTTATCGCCCGCCTGAAAGCCGGCCTCGGCCGCAGGTTTATCCGTCAACACCTCTTCGATTTCCGTACTGGACACGGGCACTCCCTGAAAAATAAAAATGCTTGCCAACAGCAAGGCGGCCAGCACAAAGTTCATTAACGGGCCCGCAAAAATGACACTGATTCGCTGCCAGACAGATTTCTCGCCAAAGCCGCTACCGTCCTCAACCTCTTCATCTTCCGGGTCCATTCCGGCCATACGAACAAATCCTCCCAACGGAAATGCCCGCAGGTTGTAATCAGTGTCTGCCCTCGAAAAACCAACGAGTTTAGGACCAAAGCCCAAACTAAATTCATAGACTTTGATTCCCACCAGCTTAGCAATAGCAAAATGACCTAGCTCGTGAAAAAAAATTAGCATTCCGAAGACAAGTATTGATGCCCAAAAGGTTGTCATTAAAGGCCCCACCCTCTTTTAGACTCATTTTTATTTTTATGCATAAGATATACTCATTTCTCTTGCCCATCTATCCGCCTCAAAAATTTGATCAAGAGACGGCTTTTGTATCACTGTATGTTTCTCCATGGCCTTGGCCACAATGCTAGGGATACTCATAAACCCTATCCGTCCGGTAATAAATTGTTCCACTGCAATTTCGTTAGCGGCATTCAATACTGCCGGCATGGTTCCTCCTATCCTGCCTGCTTCGTAGGCCAAATGCAAACAGGGGAAACGCCCGTAATCAGGAGCCTCAAAGGAAAGGTCGCCTATGGGCCAGGAAAGCCTGGGCGCAGAGCCTTTAACCCTTTGTGGGTGTGTAAGAGCATATTGAATAGGAAGACGCATATCCGGAACACCCAATTGGGCGATTATTGAGCCGTCAACAAATTCAACCATGGAATGAATGATACTTTGCGGGTGAATAGTCACTTCAATATTTTCATAATCCAGGCCAAAAAGCCATCGGGCCTCTATAATTTCCAATCCTTTATTCATCAATGTAGCCGAATCTATGGTTATTTTACCGCCCATATCCCAGTTGGGATGTTTAAGCGCCTGCCCGGGGGTTACTTGCTTTAATAAATCCATATCAAACGTTCTGAAAGGGCCGCCCGATGCCGTTAAGATAATCTTGGACACCCTTTCTGCATTTTCTCCCTGCAGGCACTGCCATATGGCCGAATGCTCACTGTCCACCGGAAGCAGACGGGTGCCGTGTGCACGGGCCAAATCCATAACCAAGGGACCGGCCGCTACCAGCGTTTCTTTATTGGCCAGGGCTATATCCTTGCCGGCCTTAATTGCCTTTACGGTAGGCAGCAGTCCCACAGCCCCGGAAACCGCTGTCAGAACAGTATCCACACCGGACAAGGTAGCTACCGCAACCAGCCCGTCAATACCCCAAACCACTGTTGTACCCAACTCCGGGCCTAGATTATGCTGCAGCCAGTGTGCATCCTCTTCCTTCGCTAAGGATACAACTTCCGGGACAAACTCTTTCACCTGCTGTAGTGCCAGTTCTTTATTACTACCGGCCGCCAACCCTGCAACTTTAAATTCCGAAGCCAGCCCGGGAATAACCTGTAGCGCCTGTTTACCTATGGACCCGGTACTTCCTAATATTGCAATTCTCTTCATAATAAACTCCTAAATGATCTCTTGACACTATAATCTCTTTACATTCTATATGCATCGGTACCGGCCTTTACAGCTGCCTGAATAGCGATTACCGCAATGGGACCTGCTATCAATCCCAACACCCCTAAAGTTTGCAGTCCCACATACATAGCCACCAGTACCGCCAGCGGGTGCAACCCCAGGGTACCCGCCACCACCTTGGCCTCCAGCAAGGCTCGAATCACCATCACAATAACGTATAATCCTAAAAGCTTAAATCCCAATGCCGGAGCCCCGGTAACAAAGGCCCATACGGCCCATGGAATATATACCGCACCCGGTCCAAACACTGGTATCAAGTCAAAAAACCCAACCAGTAAACCCAAAGTGACGGAATATTGGGTACCAATTAGACTTAACCCTAAAATACTGATCACACTAGTAATCAGAATAAGAATAATCTGAGCCTTTATATAAGCCAAAAACGCCTGAGCTACCTGCTTGCTGACCACCAGGGACCGTTCTCCCCAGGGAGCCGGTATAACCTTAACCCATGAACTCATCATCAAGGCCCGGTCGCGGCTTAAAAAATATGTGGCCACAATACTAATTATTACAACAATAATAGCACCCGGGAGTCCTGCCACCAGGGTTAACAGAGCATTAGCCAGTGAACCGGCGACATCCTGCAATGTCACGCCCAGGGAACTCATCATTCTTTCAAAATTTAACACCTGCTCCATCTGACTTGTTACCTGTTCGGGTAAAGTCAGGTAAAAAAGCTGTCCCCTGGCAACTACATCTTTCAAAAAGATTTCAATTGCATCTACATATGCCGGCACAGCAGCAGAAAGAGCCGTCAGCTCAGCTACCAGATGCAAAATGATAAGAGTTAACACCGTGCCCAGCCCACCAAAGGCTAAAACCATGGCAATTAACACTGCTAAAGACCTGGAAAGCTTTGTGTACCGCTGTACCAAGTCGACCATCGGCTCAATTAATACACTCATAATCAGTGCTATTATAAATGGCACCAAAACCAACAATACATATTTAAGCCAGCCCAAAACTTGCGGCACCACATATTTGGCAGCGGCATACAAAGCTAAAAAGGTTAACGCCGCCAAGAGTGCAACTAAAAAATGCTCTTTATATCGACGCACTCACAGACACCTCAACTTATTATAAACGAGCCTACATAGTAGTATACCAGGGGAGCCCCAAACAGCATGCTATCAAACCTATCCAGTATCCCCCCGTGACCAGGTATCAGATTTCCGGCATCCTTCACCCCTGCCTCGCGCTTGATTGCCGACTCCACCAGGTCTCCCACCTGGCCGGCAATAGCCACCAAAACCCCCAGCACAAGTATCATAGATGTTGGCAGAGAAGGGTCAAAGGTGGTAAACAAATAGGCTACCAATAAGCTGCCCAGGACTCCGAAAAATGCCCCTTCACGGGTTTTTCCGGGACTGATTTTGCGGGCCAGAGGAACCCGTCCCAATTTTTTACCGCCAAAATAGGCAGCCGTGTCATTGGCCCAAATACAGGCCAACAAAAAT
This genomic interval from Bacillota bacterium contains the following:
- the rseP gene encoding RIP metalloprotease RseP, with the protein product MTTFWASILVFGMLIFFHELGHFAIAKLVGIKVYEFSLGFGPKLVGFSRADTDYNLRAFPLGGFVRMAGMDPEDEEVEDGSGFGEKSVWQRISVIFAGPLMNFVLAALLLASIFIFQGVPVSSTEIEEVLTDKPAAEAGFQAGDKIVAIEGQTVKQWERVVEIISSSPGERLEVAVERNDAKVTLDVVPEAREDGQGWIGIQPKPHFERQNPFSAVVQGVKYTVQVTFLIFDFIGKMIFGDAPADLGGPVRVVYEINRAAELGFIYLLQLAAFLSINLGLFNLFPIPALDGSRIVFLLWELIRGKPVAPEKENFIHLVGFGVLLLFIVFITYNDVLQLFGNNAPLP
- a CDS encoding 1-deoxy-D-xylulose-5-phosphate reductoisomerase codes for the protein MKRIAILGSTGSIGKQALQVIPGLASEFKVAGLAAGSNKELALQQVKEFVPEVVSLAKEEDAHWLQHNLGPELGTTVVWGIDGLVAVATLSGVDTVLTAVSGAVGLLPTVKAIKAGKDIALANKETLVAAGPLVMDLARAHGTRLLPVDSEHSAIWQCLQGENAERVSKIILTASGGPFRTFDMDLLKQVTPGQALKHPNWDMGGKITIDSATLMNKGLEIIEARWLFGLDYENIEVTIHPQSIIHSMVEFVDGSIIAQLGVPDMRLPIQYALTHPQRVKGSAPRLSWPIGDLSFEAPDYGRFPCLHLAYEAGRIGGTMPAVLNAANEIAVEQFITGRIGFMSIPSIVAKAMEKHTVIQKPSLDQIFEADRWAREMSISYA
- the ytvI gene encoding sporulation integral membrane protein YtvI; translated protein: MRRYKEHFLVALLAALTFLALYAAAKYVVPQVLGWLKYVLLVLVPFIIALIMSVLIEPMVDLVQRYTKLSRSLAVLIAMVLAFGGLGTVLTLIILHLVAELTALSAAVPAYVDAIEIFLKDVVARGQLFYLTLPEQVTSQMEQVLNFERMMSSLGVTLQDVAGSLANALLTLVAGLPGAIIVVIISIVATYFLSRDRALMMSSWVKVIPAPWGERSLVVSKQVAQAFLAYIKAQIILILITSVISILGLSLIGTQYSVTLGLLVGFFDLIPVFGPGAVYIPWAVWAFVTGAPALGFKLLGLYVIVMVIRALLEAKVVAGTLGLHPLAVLVAMYVGLQTLGVLGLIAGPIAVIAIQAAVKAGTDAYRM